A single region of the Epinephelus moara isolate mb chromosome 16, YSFRI_EMoa_1.0, whole genome shotgun sequence genome encodes:
- the arhgef25a gene encoding rho guanine nucleotide exchange factor 25 isoform X3 yields MKGGHHHHRHHRGCGCQHLFRKVLAKCGCCYARVRDSYSAAGSEGSISTSVASLPPQASGSSAPSSPGSRRSVSTLKKWLTNPVRKLSVGAAGKGERQVRKLEGKPPPLPSHSQSQDVGSPPRPDETFTILPVTHRELEWKDGLASPEDLSPATLQSPSYITDSLIGCTSLPNTQDTQSTSVLPDDSGSVLMDDTSSQWSAAADTEEERKSALEKSMYVLKELVETEKHYVVDLGLIVEGYMATMQSKGIPEDMKGKDKIVFGNIHQIFDWHKDYFLGELEKCLAEPERLAQLFIKHERRLHMYVVYCQNKPKSEHIVSEYIETYFEELRQQLGHRLQLNDLLIKPVQRIMKYQLLLKDFLKYYTKAGMDTEELEKAVEVMCFVPKRCNDMMNVGRLQGFEGKITAQGKLLQQDTFTVTEQDSGFLSRAKERRIFLFEQLVIFSEPIDRKKGFSIPGYIFKNSIKVSCLGVEPSVDGDDARFVLTSRNPDGSVVRFQLQASSPETGRAWVNDVVQILESQRNFLNALQSPIEYQRRESKSNSLGRSMRPPLSAASALRPHSSASIDRHKLPSLHSHNTSLPTLYLPSHGQGQGPSETYSLRDPTVVQPCPADPHTVSPSHVQLGFTDQPNCQAVSNGLYTPTTQSAQQRAGEGCRRGQATEAGSQAPMSGPSAGRRPSNLAQLAEDDL; encoded by the exons ACTCATACTCGGCAGCAGGCAGCGAGGGCAGCATCTCCACATCTGTGGCGTCCCTGCCCCCGCAGGCATCAGGCAGCTCGGCCCCCAGCTCCCCGGGCTCCAGACGCTCTGTGAGCACCCTGAAGAAGTGGCTCACAAACCCTGTCCGCAAACTCAGCGTCGGGGCCGCCGGCAAAGGGGAGCGTCAGGTCCGCAAACTTGAGGGAAAGCCTCCACCTCTTCCATCCCACAGCCAGAGCCAGGATGTGGGCAGCCCCCCGAGGCCTGATGAGACCTTCACCATTCTGCCCGTCACCCACAGAGAACTG GAGTGGAAAGATGGCCTGGCAAGCCCTGAGGACCTGTCACCAGCCACACTCCAGTCCCCCAGCTACATAACTGACTCGCTGATTGGCTGCACGTCACTGCCAAACACCCAG GACACTCAGTCCACCAGTGTTTTGCCAGATGACAGCGGCTCTGTGCTGATGGACGACACCTCCAGCCAATGGTCAGCTGCGGCCGacactgaggaggagaggaagagtgcCTTAGAGAAAAGCAT GTATGTACTGAAGGAGCTCGTCGAGACAGAGAAGCACTATGTGGTGGACCTGGGGCTCATAGTGGAG GGCTACATGGCCACGATGCAATCCAAAGGTATACCGGAGGACATGAAGGGAAAAGACAAGATCGTTTTTGGGAACATTCACCAAATATTTGACTGGCATAAAGA CTACTTCCTGGGAGAGCTGGAGAAGTGTTTAGCAGAGCCAGAGAGGCTGGCTCAGCTCTTCATTAAACAT GAGAGGCGTCTGCATATGTACGTTGTATACTGTCAGAACAAGCCCAAGTCGGAACATATCGTCTCGGAGTATATTGAGACTTACTTTGAG GAGCTGCGGCAGCAGCTGGGCCACAGACTGCAGCTCAACGACCTGCTCATCAAACCTGTCCAGAGGATCATGAAGTACCAGCTGCTGCTCAAG GACTTCCTGAAGTATTACACCAAAGCTGGGATGGACACGGAGGAGTTGGAG AAAGCAGTAGAAGTGATGTGCTTTGTGCCAAAACGTTGCAATGACATGATGAATGTGGGCAGACTACAAGGCTTCGAG GGGAAGATCACAGCCCAGGGCAAACTGCTCCAGCAAGACACCTTCACTGTGACGGAGCAGGACAGTGGTTTCTTGTCCCGAGCCAAGGAAAGACGGATCTTCCTGTTTGAGCAGCTGGTCATCTTTAGTGAGCCAATTGATAGGAAGAAAGGTTTCTCAATCCCTGGATACATCTTTAAGAACAGCATCAAG GTGAGCTGCCTGGGGGTGGAGCCCAGCGTGGACGGCGATGACGCCCGCTTTGTGCTGACGTCACGCAACCCCGACGGGAGTGTGGTGCGCTTCCAGTTGCAGGCGTCCTCCCCGGAGACCGGCAGGGCCTGGGTCAATGATGTGGTTCAGATCTTGGAAAGCCAGCGCAACTTCCTGAATG CCTTACAGTCTCCTATTGAGTACCAGCGACGAGAGAGCAAGTCTAATAGCCTGGGCCGCAGCATGAGGCCCCCTCTGTCTGCCGCCAGTGCCCTGCGGCCCCACTCCTCCGCCTCTATTGACCGTCATAAGCTGCCCTCCCTTCACTCTCACAACACCTCCCTGCCCACGCTCTACCTGCCCAGCCATGGCCAGGGCCAAGGACCCAGCGAGACATACTCACTGCGGGAC CCCACTGTGGTCCAGCCATGCCCTGCTGACCCCCACACTGTTTCTCCGTCACATGTCCAACTGGGTTTCACTGATCAGCCAAACTGTCAAGCTGTGTCAAATGGGCTGTACACACCCACCACACAAAGTGCACAG cagagagcaggagagggcTGCCGAAGAGGTCAGGCTACTGAGGCTGGGAGCCAGGCTCCAATGTCGGGCCCCTCAGCAGGACGACGCCCCAGCAACCTGGCTCAGCTGGCCGAGGATGACCTATGA
- the sp5l gene encoding sp5 transcription factor-like produces MAALAIQRTDNFLHTFLQDRTPSSSPEGAPNALSFLATTCSQAWQVGGTMGSEGSQFPYEGTVSSTSGMFQLWSNDMAPSTALSTHQMTFTVPKVQFPGHMQPALGHHHHHPHHHHHHELPLTPPAEPPSSYSFELSPVKVLSSQQQATGPYYPQHNSVGQNFPSFLQNSSARHHLPGGHVDDGQQWWSLPQTNATPSNHPFSIGRQLVLGHQPQIAALLQGTSKGLLSSTRRCRRCKCPNCQANGGGLEFGKKRLHICHIPECGKVYKKTSHLKAHLRWHAGERPFICNWLFCGKSFTRSDELQRHLRTHTGEKRFGCQQCGKRFMRSDHLSKHVKTHQTRKSRSGPPSQSTDPLLTNIKRE; encoded by the exons ATGGCTGCGCTGGCGATACAAAGGACTGACAACTTTTTGCACACCTTCTTACAG GACCGGACGCCCAGCTCCTCTCCAGAGGGAGCACCCAACGCCCTCTCCTTCCTGGCCACCACCTGTAGCCAGGCCTGGCAGGTGGGAGGCACAATGGGCTCTGAAGGCTCCCAGTTCCCCTACGAAGGCACTGTCAGCTCCACATCAGGAATGTTCCAGCTCTGGAGCAATGACATGGCACCCAGCACAGCCCTCAGCACACACCAGATGACCTTCACGGTGCCCAAGGTGCAGTTCCCTGGACACATGCAGCCTGCTCTGggtcaccatcatcatcacccccatcatcaccaccaccatgaGCTGCCTCTCACCCCTCCAGCCGAACCTCCGTCTTCCTACTCCTTTGAACTCTCCCCTGTCAAAGTGCTGTCCTCGCAGCAGCAGGCCACTGGCCCCTATTACCCTCAGCACAACAGTGTGGGACAAAACTTCCCCAGCTTCCTCCAGAACTCCTCAGCCAGGCATCACCTGCCTGGAGGCCATGTGGACGACGGGCAACAATGGTGGAGCCTACCCCAAACCAATGCGACCCCATCCAACCATCCCTTCTCCATAGGCAGACAGCTGGTTTTGGGCCACCAGCCCCAGATAGCTGCTCTTCTCCAAGGCACCTCCAAGGGCCTGCTGAGCTCCACACGCCGCTGCCGCCGCTGCAAGTGCCCCAACTGCCAGGCGAATGGCGGGGGGTTAGAGTTTGGAAAGAAGAGACTGCACATCTGCCACATCCCAGAGTGTGGCAAAGTGTACAAGAAGACCTCTCACCTCAAGGCACATCTGCGCTGGCATGCCGGGGAGAGGCCCTTCATCTGTAACTGGCTCTTCTGCGGTAAAAGCTTCACCCGTTCAGACGAGCTACAGCGGCACCTCCGTACACACACCGGTGAGAAGCGCTTTGGGTGCCAGCAGTGCGGCAAGAGGTTCATGAGGAGTGACCACCTCTCCAAACATGTCAAGACCCACCAGACCAGGAAGAGCCGGTCTGGGCCGCCTTCACAGAGCACGGACCCTCTGCTCACCAACATCAAGAGAGAGTAA